A genomic stretch from Vibrio neptunius includes:
- the fdx gene encoding ISC system 2Fe-2S type ferredoxin encodes MPKIIVLPHEDLCPEGAVLEADTGETVLDVALKNGIGIEHACEKSCACTTCHIVVREGFDSLEESDELEDDMLDKAWGLEPESRLGCQAKVTDEDLVVEIPKYTLNHASEDH; translated from the coding sequence ATGCCTAAGATTATAGTATTACCACACGAAGATTTATGCCCGGAAGGTGCGGTACTAGAAGCAGATACTGGTGAAACTGTACTGGATGTGGCGTTGAAAAATGGTATCGGTATCGAGCATGCGTGTGAAAAGTCATGTGCGTGTACTACCTGTCACATTGTGGTTCGTGAAGGTTTTGACTCTTTGGAAGAGAGTGACGAGTTGGAAGACGACATGCTGGACAAAGCATGGGGCTTGGAGCCTGAATCACGATTGGGTTGTCAGGCTAAAGTTACGGACGAAGACTTGGTGGTTGAGATTCCTAAATACACTCTTAACCACGCTTCAGAAGATCACTAA
- the pepB gene encoding aminopeptidase PepB, which yields MSTQMSVFLSQEPAAPHWGEKAILSFTETDATIHLGAGDDLGTVQRAARKMDSQGIASVSLEGAGWDLESVWAFHQGYRGPKKNNALALPELVETAQRELDARIKATEFTRDIINKPAEEVAPRQLATMAAEFIKSVAPEGTVKARIVKDKDLLAEGWEGIYAVGRGSERTSAMLQLDYNPTGDENAPVWACLVGKGITFDSGGYSIKPSGFMAAMKADMGGSGTITGGLGLAIMRGLNKRVKLILCCAENMISGRALKLGDVITYKNGKTVEILNTDAEGRLVLADGLLYASEQKPALIVDCATLTGAAKNALGNDYHALMSFDEELSQQALSAAKEEKEGLWPLPLADFHRGMLPSNFADLSNISSGDYSPGASTAAAFLSYFVEDYKKGWLHFDCSATYRKSATDKWAAGATGVGVRTLAGLLIQQANK from the coding sequence ATGTCTACACAGATGTCAGTATTTTTGAGTCAAGAGCCAGCGGCACCACATTGGGGAGAGAAAGCAATCCTTTCATTCACGGAAACGGATGCAACCATTCACCTTGGTGCGGGAGATGATCTTGGCACTGTACAACGCGCTGCACGTAAAATGGATTCGCAAGGTATCGCTTCTGTATCTCTTGAGGGAGCGGGCTGGGATCTTGAGAGTGTTTGGGCATTTCATCAAGGTTATCGAGGACCAAAGAAAAACAATGCATTAGCTCTACCTGAGTTAGTCGAAACGGCTCAAAGAGAGTTGGACGCACGAATCAAGGCAACCGAGTTCACTCGTGACATCATTAATAAACCAGCTGAAGAAGTAGCACCACGTCAGCTCGCAACTATGGCTGCTGAGTTTATTAAGTCGGTCGCTCCAGAAGGTACGGTTAAAGCTCGAATCGTAAAAGATAAAGACTTACTGGCCGAAGGCTGGGAAGGTATCTATGCGGTAGGACGCGGATCTGAGCGTACATCTGCCATGCTGCAACTCGATTACAACCCAACAGGCGATGAGAATGCACCCGTTTGGGCATGTCTTGTGGGTAAGGGCATCACTTTTGATTCTGGTGGTTATAGTATCAAACCTTCAGGCTTTATGGCGGCAATGAAAGCAGATATGGGCGGTTCGGGTACGATCACTGGTGGCTTAGGTCTGGCAATTATGCGTGGCCTGAACAAACGTGTAAAACTGATCCTTTGCTGTGCTGAAAACATGATCTCAGGCCGAGCGTTGAAGCTGGGTGATGTCATTACTTACAAGAATGGTAAAACGGTCGAGATCTTGAATACCGACGCGGAAGGTCGCCTAGTTCTCGCCGATGGCTTACTTTATGCGAGTGAGCAAAAACCGGCATTGATTGTAGATTGTGCCACGCTGACAGGTGCGGCTAAAAACGCGCTAGGTAATGATTACCATGCATTAATGAGTTTTGATGAAGAACTCTCTCAGCAGGCATTATCTGCAGCAAAAGAAGAGAAAGAAGGCCTATGGCCGTTGCCGTTAGCGGATTTCCACCGTGGTATGTTGCCATCGAATTTTGCTGATTTATCTAATATCAGCAGTGGTGATTATTCTCCAGGTGCCAGCACGGCTGCTGCTTTCTTGTCTTACTTTGTTGAGGACTACAAAAAGGGCTGGTTGCATTTCGACTGTTCTGCTACATATCGCAAATCAGCAACAGATAAATGGGCTGCTGGCGCAACCGGCGTTGGTGTGCGTACCCTAGCTGGTTTACTGATTCAGCAAGCAAACAAATAA
- the hscA gene encoding Fe-S protein assembly chaperone HscA, translating to MALLQIAEPGQSSAPHEHKLAAGIDLGTTNSLVASVRSGDAATLKDEHGHSILPSVVNYSGEELTVGAEAKAMAEQDPANTIISVKRLLGRSLDDIQQRYPSLPYQFKASANGLPVLETQAGDKNPIEVSADILRTLGQRAEATLGGELAGVVITVPAYFDDAQRAGTKDAAKLAGMHVLRLLNEPTAAAIAYGLDSGQEGVIAVYDLGGGTFDISILRLSKGVFEVLATGGDSALGGDDFDHLLADYLMEQAGLETPLSPEKTRTLLNIATETKIAFSEKESVDVEVFGWKGSVSREQFEDLIRPLVKKTLMSCRRALKDAEVDADEVLEVVMVGGSTRTHLVREMVGDFFGRKPLTSIDPDEVVAIGAGIQADILAGNKPDSEMLLLDVIPLSLGIETMGGLVEKIVPRNTTIPVARAQEFTTFKDGQTAMSVHIVQGERELVDDCRSLARFSLKGIPPMAAGAAHIRVTYQVDADGLLSVTAMEKSTGVQSEIQVKPSYGLSDDEVANMLRDSMTYAKDDMMARALAEQRVEADRVIEGLLAAMQADGDDLLSEAEREALIKSIESLIELRNGDSADAIEQGIKDTDKASQDFASRRMDKSIRAALSGQSVDDI from the coding sequence CTACTCTGGTGAAGAACTAACTGTTGGGGCCGAGGCAAAAGCCATGGCCGAGCAGGATCCTGCTAATACCATTATTTCAGTAAAGCGTTTACTGGGACGTTCTCTAGATGATATTCAACAGCGTTACCCAAGTCTGCCTTACCAATTTAAAGCGAGCGCTAACGGCTTACCTGTTCTTGAAACACAAGCGGGCGATAAGAATCCAATTGAGGTTTCAGCCGATATTTTAAGGACGCTAGGCCAGAGAGCGGAAGCAACATTAGGCGGAGAGTTAGCCGGTGTTGTCATTACCGTTCCTGCTTACTTTGATGACGCTCAGCGTGCAGGTACAAAAGACGCCGCTAAGTTAGCTGGTATGCACGTTTTACGTTTGCTAAATGAACCCACTGCAGCGGCTATTGCTTATGGCCTAGACTCCGGCCAAGAGGGCGTTATCGCCGTTTATGATCTGGGTGGTGGTACTTTTGATATTTCAATTCTGCGCCTCTCTAAAGGTGTGTTTGAAGTGTTAGCAACGGGTGGGGACTCTGCGTTAGGTGGTGATGATTTTGACCACTTACTTGCTGACTACTTAATGGAACAAGCAGGCTTAGAAACCCCATTATCACCGGAAAAAACACGAACGTTACTTAACATCGCGACTGAAACCAAAATTGCTTTCTCTGAAAAAGAGAGTGTTGATGTTGAAGTTTTCGGTTGGAAAGGCAGTGTTAGCCGTGAGCAATTTGAAGATCTTATTCGTCCTCTCGTTAAGAAAACGCTGATGTCATGCCGCCGCGCGCTAAAAGATGCAGAAGTTGATGCTGACGAAGTATTAGAAGTTGTGATGGTAGGTGGTTCAACTCGTACACATCTCGTCCGAGAAATGGTGGGAGACTTCTTTGGTCGTAAGCCGCTAACAAGTATTGACCCTGATGAGGTTGTTGCGATTGGTGCAGGTATTCAGGCTGATATTCTCGCGGGTAATAAGCCAGATTCTGAAATGTTGCTTCTTGATGTAATCCCACTATCTCTAGGTATTGAAACCATGGGTGGATTGGTGGAGAAAATTGTTCCACGTAATACCACGATTCCGGTTGCTCGTGCGCAAGAATTTACGACATTTAAAGATGGTCAGACTGCAATGAGTGTTCACATTGTACAAGGTGAGCGTGAACTGGTTGATGACTGCCGTTCGTTGGCACGTTTCTCATTAAAAGGCATTCCTCCAATGGCTGCTGGTGCTGCTCATATTCGTGTGACATACCAAGTTGATGCTGATGGTCTTCTTTCAGTTACTGCAATGGAAAAGAGCACTGGTGTTCAGTCCGAAATACAAGTTAAACCGTCTTATGGTTTGAGTGACGACGAAGTGGCAAACATGCTGCGTGACTCTATGACGTACGCGAAAGACGACATGATGGCACGTGCGCTGGCTGAACAGCGAGTAGAAGCTGATCGTGTCATTGAAGGGTTACTGGCTGCAATGCAAGCGGACGGTGATGACTTACTGTCCGAAGCGGAAAGAGAAGCACTGATTAAATCGATTGAATCATTGATTGAACTGCGTAATGGCGATAGTGCGGATGCTATTGAGCAGGGAATCAAAGATACTGATAAAGCGAGTCAGGATTTTGCTTCTCGCCGTATGGATAAATCGATTCGAGCTGCACTGTCAGGTCAATCAGTAGATGATATTTAA
- the iscX gene encoding Fe-S cluster assembly protein IscX has translation MKWTDSRDIAIELCDKFPEIDPKTVRFTDLHQWITELDEFDDEPNRSNEKILEAVILCWMDEMD, from the coding sequence ATGAAATGGACAGATTCACGCGATATCGCGATCGAATTGTGCGACAAGTTCCCTGAAATAGATCCTAAAACAGTACGTTTTACCGATCTTCATCAGTGGATTACTGAGTTGGATGAGTTTGATGATGAGCCTAACCGCTCTAACGAAAAGATTCTCGAAGCCGTGATTCTATGCTGGATGGATGAAATGGATTAG